Proteins encoded together in one Dehalococcoidia bacterium window:
- a CDS encoding DUF192 domain-containing protein yields MRTVQFINLTRGTTMGREIGVANNPWTRFVGLMGKGSLAEGRGLHIAPCSSVHMFFMRIALDVVYLDAGMRVVKTAPNLKPWRISFGAKGAKSVLELPVGTIRRSRTEPGDQLGSGSLAQ; encoded by the coding sequence GTGCGCACGGTACAGTTCATCAATCTCACCCGCGGCACCACCATGGGGCGCGAGATCGGCGTGGCCAACAACCCCTGGACGCGCTTTGTGGGGCTGATGGGCAAGGGCAGCCTGGCGGAGGGCCGCGGCCTGCACATCGCGCCGTGCTCGTCGGTGCACATGTTCTTCATGCGCATCGCGCTGGATGTGGTCTACCTGGATGCGGGCATGCGCGTGGTCAAGACGGCGCCGAACCTGAAGCCGTGGCGGATCTCCTTCGGCGCGAAGGGCGCGAAGTCGGTGCTGGAGCTGCCAGTGGGCACGATCCGGCGCTCGCGTACCGAGCCCGGCGACCAGCTTGGCTCCGGCTCGCTGGCGCAGTAG
- the tcuA gene encoding FAD-dependent tricarballylate dehydrogenase TcuA has protein sequence MTSAQATVSQAEQGQGYDVIVVGAGNAALCAALSAREHGANVLVLEKAPRHLRGGNTAFTAGGFRFAYDGFEQLRPLLPDLSDDETAGIEVGSYPRAQYYDDLMRVTEGLADPGLVETLVNESQATVRWLQQTGVRWVLMYGRQAYRVEGKLRFWGGLVMEAVGGGQGLSDQEFGLCEQTGVAVRYGTKATGLLQDRQGRITGLRVFGPDGSEEIAAGAVVLGAGGFEANPEWRTRYLGQGWELAKVRGTRYNTGDAIRMALEAGAQPFGHWSGCHSVAWDLNAPPFGDLKVGDLFQKHSYPLGIIVNLDGRRFVDEGADFRNYTYVKYGRAILGQPQRTAFQLFDGKVMDILRDEYRIARATKATSDTIGGLAEALGIEREGLERTVDEYNAAVQDGAFNPAVLDGKGTRGIAPPKSNWAQRLDSPPYTGFAVTCGITFTFGGLRIDSATAQALDTEDRPLPGLYACGELVGGLFYHNYPGGAGLMSGAVFGRRAGASAATAALALRRA, from the coding sequence ATGACTTCGGCGCAGGCGACCGTGTCTCAGGCGGAACAGGGCCAGGGCTACGACGTGATCGTTGTCGGCGCCGGCAACGCGGCGCTGTGCGCGGCGCTCTCCGCGCGCGAGCACGGCGCCAACGTCCTGGTGCTGGAGAAGGCGCCGCGCCACCTGCGCGGCGGCAACACCGCCTTCACCGCCGGCGGCTTCCGCTTCGCCTACGACGGCTTCGAGCAGCTTCGCCCGCTGCTGCCCGACCTTTCCGACGACGAGACCGCCGGCATCGAGGTCGGCAGCTATCCCCGCGCCCAGTACTACGACGACCTGATGCGCGTCACCGAGGGGCTGGCCGATCCGGGCCTGGTTGAAACGCTGGTGAACGAGAGCCAGGCCACCGTGCGCTGGCTGCAGCAGACGGGCGTGCGCTGGGTGCTGATGTACGGCCGCCAGGCGTACCGGGTCGAAGGCAAGCTGCGCTTCTGGGGCGGCCTGGTGATGGAGGCGGTCGGCGGCGGTCAGGGGCTTTCCGACCAGGAGTTCGGCCTCTGCGAGCAGACCGGCGTGGCGGTTCGCTACGGCACGAAGGCCACCGGCTTGCTGCAGGACCGGCAGGGCCGCATCACCGGCCTGCGCGTCTTCGGGCCGGATGGCAGCGAGGAGATCGCGGCGGGCGCCGTGGTGCTGGGCGCCGGCGGCTTCGAGGCGAACCCGGAGTGGCGCACGCGCTATCTGGGTCAGGGCTGGGAGCTGGCCAAGGTGCGCGGCACCCGCTACAACACCGGCGACGCGATCCGCATGGCGCTCGAGGCGGGGGCGCAGCCCTTCGGCCACTGGTCCGGCTGCCATTCCGTCGCCTGGGATCTGAACGCGCCGCCCTTCGGCGACCTGAAGGTCGGCGATCTCTTCCAGAAGCACAGCTACCCGCTGGGCATCATCGTCAATCTCGACGGCAGGCGCTTCGTGGACGAGGGCGCCGACTTCCGCAACTACACCTATGTGAAGTACGGCCGCGCCATCCTCGGCCAGCCGCAGCGGACCGCTTTCCAACTCTTCGACGGCAAGGTGATGGACATCCTGCGCGATGAGTACCGCATCGCCCGCGCGACCAAGGCGACGTCGGACACGATCGGCGGCCTGGCCGAGGCGCTGGGCATCGAGCGCGAGGGGCTGGAGCGCACCGTGGACGAGTACAACGCCGCCGTGCAGGATGGCGCCTTTAACCCCGCCGTGCTCGACGGCAAAGGCACGCGCGGCATTGCGCCGCCGAAGAGCAACTGGGCGCAGCGGCTCGATTCGCCGCCCTACACCGGCTTCGCCGTCACCTGCGGCATCACCTTCACCTTCGGCGGCCTGCGCATCGACTCGGCAACGGCGCAGGCGCTGGACACGGAGGACCGGCCCTTGCCCGGCCTCTACGCCTGCGGCGAGTTGGTGGGCGGCCTTTTTTATCACAACTATCCCGGCGGCGCGGGGCTGATGTCCGGCGCCGTCTTCGGGCGCCGTGCCGGCGCCTCCGCGGCAACGGCCGCGCTCGCGCTGCGTCGCGCCTGA
- a CDS encoding class I SAM-dependent methyltransferase, with protein sequence MLGLRTGLRVLDLAAGWGRTSVELARRGYDVTAFDLSPDLVALGRERAAAAGLAVAFVQGSVRRLPDLGRFDAVCAFYDDCLLSGETEAENLAALQRVAAALRPGGALLFGTTDCPPVLPPCQAATRRENDETIEETITFDAATGTGTSVRMHRHADGRVERFVRRRRHYCLDEAAALLARADLRLAGAWCAYDEALPYGARSEGMVLAARRDAG encoded by the coding sequence GTGCTCGGCCTGCGGACGGGCTTGCGCGTGCTCGACCTCGCCGCGGGCTGGGGCCGCACCAGCGTGGAGCTGGCGCGGCGCGGCTACGATGTCACCGCCTTCGATCTCTCGCCGGACCTCGTGGCGTTGGGACGCGAACGCGCCGCCGCGGCCGGCCTGGCCGTCGCCTTCGTGCAGGGCAGCGTGCGCCGGCTGCCCGACCTCGGCCGCTTCGATGCGGTCTGCGCCTTCTACGACGACTGCCTGCTCTCCGGCGAGACGGAGGCGGAAAATCTCGCGGCTCTGCAGCGCGTCGCCGCGGCGCTGCGGCCCGGCGGCGCGCTGCTCTTCGGCACCACGGACTGCCCGCCCGTGCTCCCGCCCTGCCAGGCGGCCACGCGCCGCGAGAACGATGAGACGATCGAAGAGACGATCACCTTCGATGCGGCGACGGGCACCGGCACCAGCGTGCGCATGCATCGGCACGCGGATGGCCGCGTGGAGCGGTTTGTACGTCGGCGGCGGCACTATTGCCTGGACGAGGCCGCGGCGCTGCTGGCGCGCGCCGATCTGCGCCTGGCCGGCGCCTGGTGCGCCTACGACGAAGCGCTGCCCTACGGCGCCCGCTCCGAAGGCATGGTGCTGGCCGCGCGGCGCGACGCGGGCTGA
- a CDS encoding response regulator translates to MANVLIVDDEPTIRRLVQLVLELEGHRVTTAGNGQQALDRVGEQAPDVLLLDVRLPGMDGRELLRRVDALHLDTRVMLLSAMPGLERETAGSADAVLSKPFELEHLVEAVDRLAAR, encoded by the coding sequence ATGGCGAACGTACTGATCGTCGACGACGAGCCAACCATCCGCCGGCTCGTGCAGCTGGTGCTCGAGCTCGAAGGGCACCGGGTAACCACCGCCGGCAACGGCCAGCAGGCGCTGGACCGCGTGGGCGAGCAGGCGCCGGACGTGTTGCTGCTCGACGTGCGCCTGCCCGGCATGGACGGCCGGGAGCTGCTGCGGCGCGTCGATGCCCTGCACCTCGATACGCGGGTGATGCTGCTCAGCGCGATGCCGGGCCTGGAGCGCGAGACAGCCGGCAGCGCCGACGCCGTGCTCAGCAAGCCGTTCGAGCTCGAACATCTGGTCGAGGCGGTGGATCGCCTCGCCGCACGCTGA
- a CDS encoding flavin reductase family protein: MDERAEAAKKTTLLMIPYGLYVLGVKDGDDLNAGTVNWVTQCSFKPPLVAMGVKKDSHLYSQLKSAKTFALSFLESGQKDVAFAFFRPAKVEGNAISGQPFETAETGAPIISSAPAWVEGRIVGEVDSGDHSCMVGEVTNAGLKHEAKLLTLDEVGVKYGG, encoded by the coding sequence ATGGACGAGCGCGCCGAGGCCGCGAAGAAGACCACGCTGCTGATGATCCCCTACGGGCTGTACGTGCTGGGTGTGAAGGACGGCGACGATCTCAACGCCGGCACCGTCAACTGGGTGACGCAGTGCTCCTTCAAGCCGCCCCTCGTCGCGATGGGCGTGAAGAAGGACAGCCACCTCTACAGCCAGCTCAAGAGCGCCAAGACCTTCGCCCTCTCGTTTTTGGAAAGCGGGCAGAAGGACGTGGCCTTCGCCTTCTTCCGCCCGGCCAAGGTCGAGGGCAACGCGATCAGCGGCCAGCCGTTCGAGACGGCCGAGACCGGCGCCCCGATCATCAGCAGCGCCCCCGCCTGGGTCGAGGGCCGCATCGTCGGCGAAGTGGACAGCGGCGACCATAGCTGCATGGTGGGCGAGGTCACCAACGCCGGCCTCAAGCACGAGGCGAAGCTGCTGACACTGGACGAGGTCGGCGTCAAGTACGGCGGCTGA
- a CDS encoding ABC transporter permease, with product MARAEAAAALPEFIPASVRDLPAGRRAVVRTARFMRKRKLGAFGVVLVIVVLVAAILSPLLQRYDDNRQFVVRNPNYQAAPSGSGNVLAQLQAGKNANDVSEFVTERFQSPNGKHWLGTDAFGRDIYARIIVGARLAALIGIFASLIAVTTGTVCGVISGYFGGLVDLIFQRVVDGVQAFPALVLLLLIVQVFKTPPLWVTIAALGFLGWATSVRVVRSAVLSIRQQPFIEAARSCGAADIRLMLQHVLPNVVAVVLILFSIGIGAYILAEAALSFLGLGPQGVTTWGKMVEAGRNGLDLHPWESLFSGAAITVAVLGFNLAGDALRDELDPRLRGR from the coding sequence ATGGCGAGAGCAGAAGCGGCCGCGGCCTTACCAGAGTTCATCCCCGCTTCGGTGCGTGACCTACCGGCTGGTCGCCGTGCGGTGGTTCGAACCGCGCGCTTCATGCGTAAACGGAAGTTGGGCGCATTCGGCGTCGTGCTCGTGATCGTGGTGCTGGTTGCCGCGATCCTTTCCCCGCTCCTGCAACGGTACGATGACAATCGTCAGTTCGTCGTGCGCAATCCAAACTATCAGGCCGCGCCGAGCGGCAGCGGCAACGTGCTCGCCCAGTTGCAGGCGGGGAAGAACGCAAACGACGTGTCGGAGTTCGTGACGGAGCGCTTCCAGTCGCCCAATGGCAAGCACTGGCTCGGTACGGACGCGTTCGGACGCGATATCTACGCACGTATCATTGTTGGCGCCCGGCTTGCGGCGCTGATCGGGATCTTCGCCTCGCTAATCGCGGTCACGACGGGCACGGTCTGTGGTGTCATTTCCGGCTACTTCGGCGGACTGGTTGACCTGATCTTCCAGCGCGTCGTGGACGGCGTGCAGGCGTTTCCAGCGCTGGTGCTGCTCTTGCTCATCGTCCAGGTGTTCAAGACTCCGCCTCTGTGGGTGACGATCGCGGCGCTCGGCTTCCTCGGCTGGGCGACTTCGGTGCGTGTGGTGCGCTCGGCCGTGCTCAGCATCAGGCAACAGCCCTTCATCGAAGCCGCCCGCTCGTGCGGCGCCGCCGACATTCGCCTGATGCTGCAGCACGTGCTGCCGAACGTGGTTGCGGTGGTCCTGATCCTGTTCTCCATCGGTATCGGCGCCTACATCCTCGCCGAAGCCGCGCTCTCGTTCCTTGGACTTGGCCCGCAAGGCGTGACTACATGGGGCAAGATGGTCGAGGCCGGACGGAACGGGCTCGACCTGCATCCGTGGGAGTCGCTGTTCTCTGGCGCCGCGATCACGGTCGCAGTGCTTGGCTTTAACCTCGCGGGCGATGCCCTGCGCGACGAGCTGGACCCGCGGCTGCGCGGGCGCTGA
- a CDS encoding ABC transporter permease yields the protein MGRYIARRLLLNLLVLWIVATLVFFAVRLLKGDYVNERLGANLELSANNPVAIKQARHELGLDQPKWQQYFTYLGQLARGNLGKSFETRRTTWTELGERVPFTLELGTLIALLSFGVAIPVGIISAVRQDTWADYVLRSFSILSVATPVFFIAIVMTFVTLKYHLFTIEIVKSPHFWTDPKAAFFKYLIPAIAGGIAGGAGVMRLLRSQMLEVLRMDYVRTARAKGIAPNGVILRHALKNAMIPVLTVMGLTVSSIIGGQIILENMFGIRGVGNYLLYTITNRDYPPFQGTVIIIAFVVVTVNLLVDIMYAWFDPRIRYT from the coding sequence GTGGGTCGATACATCGCTCGTCGGCTGCTGCTGAACCTCCTGGTGCTCTGGATCGTTGCCACGCTCGTATTCTTCGCCGTGCGCCTGCTGAAAGGCGACTACGTGAACGAGCGGCTCGGAGCCAACCTGGAGCTGAGTGCCAACAACCCGGTAGCGATCAAGCAAGCGAGGCACGAGCTCGGTCTTGATCAGCCGAAATGGCAACAGTACTTTACCTACCTTGGCCAACTCGCTCGGGGCAATCTGGGCAAGTCCTTCGAGACGCGGCGCACGACCTGGACGGAACTGGGTGAGCGCGTCCCGTTCACGCTTGAGCTGGGCACGCTGATCGCGCTGCTGTCGTTTGGTGTGGCGATTCCGGTGGGTATCATCAGCGCCGTGAGACAGGATACCTGGGCAGACTATGTGCTGCGCAGTTTTTCGATTCTCTCGGTAGCCACGCCCGTGTTCTTCATCGCGATCGTGATGACGTTCGTTACGCTCAAGTACCACCTGTTCACGATCGAGATCGTCAAGAGCCCGCACTTCTGGACCGACCCGAAGGCCGCGTTCTTCAAGTATCTGATCCCGGCGATCGCGGGCGGCATCGCCGGCGGTGCCGGCGTCATGCGCCTGCTCCGCTCGCAGATGCTCGAAGTGCTGCGCATGGATTACGTGCGTACGGCCCGCGCTAAGGGGATCGCTCCGAACGGCGTAATCCTGCGTCACGCCCTGAAAAACGCCATGATCCCGGTGCTGACCGTCATGGGCCTGACCGTGTCGAGCATTATCGGCGGTCAGATCATCCTCGAAAACATGTTTGGCATTCGCGGCGTTGGCAACTATCTGCTCTATACCATCACGAATCGCGACTATCCACCGTTTCAGGGCACGGTGATCATTATCGCATTCGTTGTGGTGACAGTGAACCTGCTGGTTGACATTATGTACGCCTGGTTCGATCCGCGCATCCGCTATACGTAG
- a CDS encoding ABC transporter substrate-binding protein, translating into MGQKGGILRAQIPNVFDSTDVHRALGDPTLWTSNYLYNKLVMYSNPDQGTLEPDLSEKFEAPDAATYIFSLRKNVKWQAPISRPFTSADVRWHIERQANGKLLDGSDGGFTRQVFYKTISKLETPDDFTVKLTLAAPNGTFLDRLAAYFSTLPNKETTEKFEATHRTLTEEAMVGTGPFICVQLRAGQEVKFKRNPDYFKPNEPLLDGWVAPLIFEDPVAYRAAFLQKQVESWGSPDPSQTKAVIDQNKGAMTEVLTGVGNTVALIINRNTQFKDVRLVKAMNQAADRQKLIQTFHQGLGQNSGIVTWIQEGFAIPPEELGKLPGYRSDRNQELKEARDLWNAGGGPGLGDVDITVPVTWLANWPDTPQIITKMLNDNLGVSQFKSSQSDYNKDIIPNLGNGKFPHWFGWIGQVNSPDPRNDLRNSYHTKGSTNYNKVGLLPGDPNLDDQIDKAATLVDLKQAVAAVRSIQDVIMANAMFGNITLYNYISRTAYWSYYHPLLKAQASAGKPGAGYNIFAGHLLARYNWIDTKDPSYQGRPPASL; encoded by the coding sequence GTGGGTCAGAAGGGCGGCATCCTGCGGGCGCAGATTCCGAACGTCTTCGACTCGACCGATGTGCACCGGGCGCTCGGCGACCCAACGCTGTGGACCTCGAACTATCTCTACAACAAGCTGGTGATGTACTCGAACCCGGACCAGGGCACGCTCGAGCCGGACCTGTCGGAGAAGTTCGAGGCGCCGGACGCCGCCACCTACATCTTCAGCCTGCGTAAGAACGTGAAGTGGCAGGCGCCGATCAGCCGGCCGTTTACCAGCGCGGACGTGCGCTGGCACATCGAGCGCCAGGCGAACGGCAAGCTGCTCGACGGCAGTGACGGCGGTTTCACGCGCCAGGTCTTTTACAAGACGATCAGCAAACTCGAGACGCCAGACGACTTCACCGTGAAGCTCACGCTGGCCGCGCCCAACGGCACATTCCTCGACCGCCTCGCGGCATACTTCAGCACCCTCCCAAACAAGGAGACGACCGAGAAGTTCGAGGCGACGCACCGCACGCTGACCGAGGAAGCGATGGTTGGCACGGGGCCATTCATCTGTGTGCAGCTCCGCGCCGGCCAGGAGGTGAAGTTCAAGCGCAATCCCGACTACTTCAAGCCGAACGAGCCCTTGCTCGATGGCTGGGTCGCCCCGCTCATCTTCGAGGATCCCGTCGCCTACCGTGCGGCGTTCCTCCAGAAGCAGGTCGAGAGCTGGGGAAGCCCCGATCCGAGCCAGACCAAGGCCGTGATCGATCAGAACAAGGGCGCGATGACCGAGGTCTTGACCGGCGTGGGCAATACGGTTGCGCTGATTATCAATCGGAACACACAGTTCAAGGACGTTCGCCTGGTCAAAGCAATGAATCAGGCGGCCGACCGCCAGAAGCTGATCCAGACCTTCCACCAGGGCCTCGGCCAGAACAGCGGCATCGTAACCTGGATCCAGGAAGGCTTCGCCATCCCGCCGGAAGAGCTGGGCAAGCTGCCTGGCTACCGCAGCGACCGCAACCAGGAGCTCAAGGAGGCGCGCGACCTGTGGAATGCCGGCGGCGGACCGGGGCTCGGCGACGTGGACATCACCGTGCCGGTGACCTGGCTGGCCAACTGGCCCGACACGCCGCAGATCATCACCAAGATGCTCAACGACAATCTCGGCGTCTCGCAATTCAAATCGAGCCAGAGCGATTACAACAAGGACATTATCCCCAACCTGGGCAACGGCAAGTTCCCGCACTGGTTCGGCTGGATCGGCCAGGTCAACTCACCTGATCCGCGCAATGATCTGCGCAACTCCTACCACACCAAAGGCAGCACGAATTACAACAAGGTGGGGCTGTTGCCGGGCGATCCGAACCTCGACGACCAGATCGACAAGGCGGCCACGCTCGTCGATCTGAAGCAAGCGGTTGCGGCCGTACGCTCGATCCAGGACGTGATCATGGCCAACGCCATGTTCGGCAACATCACGCTGTACAACTACATCAGCCGCACCGCCTACTGGAGCTACTACCACCCGCTGCTAAAGGCGCAGGCCAGTGCCGGCAAGCCGGGCGCCGGCTACAACATCTTCGCGGGCCACCTGCTGGCCAGATACAACTGGATCGATACTAAGGATCCGTCGTATCAGGGGCGTCCGCCAGCATCGCTGTAG